GTTAAGACAGGCAGACCACGAGGAGGCCGATCATGACGGCCCGCCTCGACTTCGCCAAGGCAAAGACCGCGACAGCCGCCGACCTTGCCCGCCTTGGATACGGACGAGAGCGCAACGGGCATCTATACGGCAGGCTACCCGGCCAAGAGAAAGATCACGATCTCGGATTCAATGGGCCAAATGGTTTTATTTTCTACGACTTCACCGGACGCGGGCAGGGCTCCGCGCTGGATCTCGTCATGGTTATGGAAGGGTGCTCGCTTGACGAGGCGGCGCGCATCCTTGACGCGGGCTCTGTATACGTCATGGCCACGCAGGCGACGAAGGCTAGAGCGCCCACCACGGCGGCAAAAAAGCCCGATCCCAAGCTAGGCGAGCCCTTGCGCGGTGTCCCTCTCGACGACTGCCCAAGGCGTCCCGAGGGACGTGAGCCCCTTGATCCCGAGGCATTCCAGCCCGGCACAAAGACATGGTGCGAGTATCGTCTAGCCGATGGCCAAATAGCTTTTGGCGTACTTCGTGAGGACAGGCGAGACGGCAAGCGCATATTTCAATGGAGCCTCTTTCGCCTGCCCGATGGCTCGATACACTTTAGGCCCAAGGGCTACGCCTTCCCATCGCTCTTATGGCGGCTCGACTTGCTAGCCAAGGAGCCCGACGCGCTTGTCACCGTATGTGAGGGTGAGAAAGCGGCATCGGCCTTGCGACTGTTCGAGCCGGACATGATGGGCACGGAATGGGCCTTCATTGCGTCATGCTGGCCCGGTGGCTCCAAGGCCATCGGTAAAGTTGACCTATCCCCGCTCTACGGGCGCAAGGTGACACTCTGGCCCGATGCCGACGAGTGCGGCGTGGAGGCGATGGCCTATGTCGCTCAGGCGCTCAAGGACAAAGCAAAGTCATGCGCGGTTGCGGCGATCCCTAATGCAGCTCATGGCTACGATGCCGCCGATCTCGTCCGCGATGGCGGCGATCCAATCCGCGTACTTCGTGAGGCGGTGGCCCTATGGTAGATACCCAAAAGCCCCGCGTTGACGTGCTGGCGGGCATCCTTGAGGCCCTAGACGCGCCGGAGACTGTCCCCGCGACGCCCGGCAAGGTGGAGATGGCCACAGCCCCGACGGGCCGCATGATGACCTATTCCAAGGTCAAGAAGGATCGCATCGGCCCGTTACAATGGGCAGTCCGCGACCTGTTTCTCCGGGATAGCGTGGTAGAGAATCACGGTCAACCGGGATGCTATAAATCATTCTTCGATGTCCTCTTGGCGGTATGCATCGCCGGTGGCGTGGCGATGTTCCTAGGGCTCAAGGTGGACATGTTCGGCCCCGTCGTCTATATCGCGGGTGAAGGGCTACAAGGTATACGGCAACGACTCTATGCGGCGGCGGTGTATCTGGGGCTCGATCTGGACAAGCTCCCCATATACCTAGCCGACCGCTCAGGCGAGCTAGTCCATCCCGACGAAGCGAACGCGATAGGCGATGGCATCGCTCAACTGTTAGGCGAGGTCAAGCCCGCGCTCGTCATCGTTGACACGCTCGCGGCCAACTACGGGGCGGGCAATGAGAACGCAACCGAAGACATGAACGCCTTCGTAAACTCATGCAAGAAACTACAGCAGCGTTTCGGGTGTGTGGTGTTGATCTCTCACCATGAGGCGAAGGCAGAAAGCGCGAAAGGCCAGGGACGCGGGAACGGTGCGCTCAAGGCCGGACTTGATACCGAGGTAGCGCTTGCTCGTGTTGGCGACGTTATGCGCATGACGATCTCCAAACAGAAAGAGGCCGAAGCGATACCGCCCTTCCATGCAAAGCTGATCGACGTAGACCTGCCCGGCGTCTTTGACGATGAGGGCCGACAGGTGCGGCGCGGTGTGCTAGTCCCTTGCGACTCACCCGCCGTAGAGGAGCTAGGACTCGGCAAAGAATCACGGCAGACGCTCGACATGCTCAGGGATGGCCCCATGACCGTGGACGTGATGAGCAAGGCGGCGGGCATTACATACGATGCCGCAAAGCAGCGATTGAATAGGCTCAAGCGAGGGGGGCAGGTGGACAAGGTGGGCGATACCTACGCGCTAAAAGGGTATCAAGGGGAGCTAGACGAATGAGGAGCGGGACATCGGGACAAGTGCGGGACATGTCCCGATCTGTCCCGCCGACATGGGGAGCGGGACATCGGGACACACACTACCGTGTAGTGTGTCCCGTCCCGATCCAGTCCAGATTAAGACCCGGTAACGGGAAGGAGACGAGATGCAGGACGCGAACACAATGGAGTATGAGGTTTTTCGAGATGCGCAAGCGACCTTGAAAAGCCGCGTAGAGGTAGCCCGGCTTGAGGCCGCCGAGTACCGACGGCGCGCCGCTGAGCACGAGGGTATGCGGCTAGCGGCGTTAATTGGTACTGGCCCTAATGCCGACAAAGACGCTCGACAATGGGCGAAGAAACAGGCGGAAGATATCGCCAAGGCCGAGGCCCTGGAATCCGACGCGCGCGTCATCGAGGCCGGGATGCTCGAAGCGGTAGGCCCTTTGGCCGCTCAAGCTGTGGAGAGCTTGAGGCCAGGGTTCGCCGCGATCGACGAGCTTATCGCGCGAGAGCTTGAGGAGATGAGGCTATCATATCAAGAGGCAATACGGGCCAAGTATCGCGCGGTGTCGCTCGCAGAGTATGGCGCCGAGGGCAGGGCGTTACGAGCTGCGTATCGTGAGGCGAGCGATGTTGCGCATGCGTGGCGTAGCTCGTGCATAGCGCAAAGGCAGCGCGGCGCGGCGGTTGAAGTCCCCGAGCCGACGCCGTGGCTTGGTTGTTCGTTGCCTGGGTGGGAACGGGTCGAACAAGAAATCAAGCAATACGACTTGGATATGTCACGGCTGGCGAGGAGAGGAGATGCAATCGATGAATGATGTAGTAGACATTGAAACGCTGGCGGCGGAGGTGGTGGCGAAGGAACGGGCGGACGCGCTCGCGGCTTGGGAAGTGGAAAGGGACAGGCTCGCGCGCATCCATTCGGACTATATGGTGGGCGGGCTCGTGCGAAAAGCCTTCCAGGTAAAAGAGGCCAGGATCAGGCATCTGAAGGCGAAGCCCCGAGGCTAGGAAGATAACGGCCAATGGGACTTATTCCCGATATTGGCCGCTACTATCTATATAAACGCTATAGGGGGTGGGGGTGTGACAGCATCGCGAGTAATAACCGAATACGACCGGGCGAGAATAGAGATAAACTCGCTTTACAAGAAGCTCAAGGACAAGAGCTTACCTGACGCCGATCTCAACAGGGTTAGAACTATGGTTCAGGTGCTGGGCCTTGCGCTTACTTGTTTGAAGGATATGCGGGCAACGGAACTAGAAGCAAGGATCGAACGGCTAGAAGCTGGTACCGATCCCGATGCATGGCGAGCACTGCCGCATGAGCAACGGCTAGCCTACCTTGACCAGCTCAAGCGAGAAGCAGGGGAAACGATCCCGCTCAAGTTGGCGGAGGTGGCACGATGACGGTAGCAAGCCTAGAACGAAGATTGAAGGCACTTGAGGAAAAGCTAGGGCCACGCATCGATGACCTTGTTCGGGTTGTATACTCGACCGAGGGCGTAGAGGCGGTACAGGCCGCGAGAGCATGGGCGGCGACAGACAAGCAAAGAATATTGGTTCAGGTGAATTTCGTTTGATCGATTGCTAGGCGGGTGCTCCCGCTTGCCTTGGCAATGATGCCCCCTTCGCCCTTGCGCGGAGGGGGCTTTTTTATTGTGCTCCTGCGTAATAATCGATACACGACAGGCCCGCCGATGATAATAATTATGTAAATATACAATTCCGATACGATAGGCCAGTGTCACACTAAGTGTCACACTAAATAAATGAAGCGGCACGATACAAGCTGAAGCATGTTGACAGGCTTTTCCACTCATACTATAGTAGAAAGCGCATACTTTGTAGCACCTTGATGCAGAGGGAAACCTTAGCGCGCTTGGTTCGGGACCAAGATGTCGGCGGTTCAAATCCGCCCAGCCCGATATTTTGCGCGAAGGAGGTTGTTATAGTGCAAGAAAATACGATGCACTATAACCGGATTATGAATATCCGGCTTTTCTCTCTAAATCAAGTGTAACACTCAGTGTGACACTACTTTGGAGGAAAAGCCATGCGCGCGCGGTTTTTCATGCAAGAAAGGGTCCTCAAGAGCGGAAAAAGCCTATGGTACTTCCGCGAGTGGGACGAAGAGCGAGCCGTATATAAATCGGCTCGATCAACAGGTGTAGAGGCCAAGGGTAAACGCTCCGAGGCCGTCGCCAGGGACAAGGCGCAAGAG
This sequence is a window from bacterium. Protein-coding genes within it:
- a CDS encoding AAA family ATPase codes for the protein MVDTQKPRVDVLAGILEALDAPETVPATPGKVEMATAPTGRMMTYSKVKKDRIGPLQWAVRDLFLRDSVVENHGQPGCYKSFFDVLLAVCIAGGVAMFLGLKVDMFGPVVYIAGEGLQGIRQRLYAAAVYLGLDLDKLPIYLADRSGELVHPDEANAIGDGIAQLLGEVKPALVIVDTLAANYGAGNENATEDMNAFVNSCKKLQQRFGCVVLISHHEAKAESAKGQGRGNGALKAGLDTEVALARVGDVMRMTISKQKEAEAIPPFHAKLIDVDLPGVFDDEGRQVRRGVLVPCDSPAVEELGLGKESRQTLDMLRDGPMTVDVMSKAAGITYDAAKQRLNRLKRGGQVDKVGDTYALKGYQGELDE